The Planococcus donghaensis genome contains a region encoding:
- a CDS encoding aminotransferase class I/II-fold pyridoxal phosphate-dependent enzyme — translation MSISINRRIESIQISGIRQFSNQLIDYPEAINLTIGQPDFPTPEAVKQAAVTAIQNNQTSYTHNAGLFELRAEIASFFQDTYALKFNPQTEIIVTNGASEGLDSLFRAILEEGDEVIIPAPAYPGYEPIIQLCGGKVIYLDTSDTGFQPDPERLEELITDRTKAVLMNFPSNPTGVTMESTQLEKVAAVLERHEVFIVTDEIYSENSYGEKHTTFARFEKLRNRTFLVHGLSKSHSMTGWRIGFVLGPEMYMKHVLKVHQYNAICAAVPSQYAALEAMKNQRHIPAEMNKEYIERRDFVYKRLTDMGIDVILPKGAFYIFPSIEKFGMTSFDFAMRLLREGGVAAVPGSAFTKYGEGFVRISYAYSMTVLEEGMNRLEQFIQTLNSSD, via the coding sequence ATGAGCATCTCAATTAATAGACGCATTGAATCTATTCAAATTTCCGGCATTCGTCAGTTTTCAAATCAATTAATCGATTATCCCGAAGCGATTAATTTAACAATCGGACAGCCTGATTTTCCAACGCCAGAAGCGGTAAAACAAGCAGCAGTCACAGCCATTCAAAACAATCAAACTAGCTATACACATAATGCAGGATTGTTTGAGTTAAGAGCGGAAATCGCTTCTTTTTTTCAAGATACGTATGCGTTGAAATTTAATCCGCAAACAGAAATTATTGTAACCAACGGGGCCAGCGAAGGATTAGACTCGCTTTTTCGAGCGATTTTAGAAGAAGGAGACGAGGTTATCATACCTGCTCCAGCGTATCCGGGCTACGAGCCGATTATTCAGCTTTGTGGAGGAAAAGTCATTTATTTGGATACTTCAGATACTGGTTTTCAACCAGACCCTGAGCGTCTTGAAGAGTTAATCACAGATCGTACAAAAGCGGTATTGATGAATTTCCCTTCTAATCCGACAGGTGTCACCATGGAATCGACTCAACTCGAAAAAGTTGCAGCAGTTCTTGAGAGACATGAGGTATTCATCGTTACCGATGAAATTTATAGTGAAAATTCATATGGTGAAAAGCATACAACGTTTGCGCGCTTTGAAAAATTGCGTAACCGAACATTTCTCGTACATGGTTTATCGAAATCGCATTCGATGACAGGTTGGCGAATTGGCTTTGTGTTAGGACCCGAAATGTATATGAAACACGTGTTGAAAGTTCACCAGTACAATGCTATTTGTGCGGCTGTACCAAGTCAATACGCGGCACTTGAAGCCATGAAAAATCAGCGTCATATACCTGCTGAAATGAACAAAGAATATATTGAACGAAGGGATTTTGTCTATAAACGTTTAACGGATATGGGCATCGACGTAATTTTGCCAAAAGGTGCGTTTTATATTTTCCCTTCCATTGAAAAATTTGGTATGACTTCTTTTGATTTTGCGATGCGGTTATTAAGAGAAGGCGGAGTAGCAGCAGTGCCGGGTTCTGCATTTACAAAATATGGTGAAGGATTTGTACGGATTTCTTATGCTTATAGCATGACTGTTCTTGAAGAAGGGATGAATCGACTTGAACAGTTTATTCAGACGTTAAACTCAAGTGACTAA